The following proteins come from a genomic window of Iamia sp. SCSIO 61187:
- a CDS encoding maleylpyruvate isomerase family mycothiol-dependent enzyme, with amino-acid sequence MPGPSSSSSSPAPRQVPDVLSALAAQQEELAGLVDGLDAAGLTTPSRCPGWSVADVLLHLAQTNEVAVASVTGDFGPFLGRTTADLVVKGTVDDWAGAFVAAERDDPLVVRARWASSVDAQAAAFAAADLDARVPWVVGDMAARSLATTRLSESWIHTVDVGVGLGVEVPPTDRLWHVARLVWRTVPYALAQGGHRPAGDVRFVLDAPDGDRWTFGEEGASTTITGAAVDLCTVAGQRAPAAATGLRGVGPDADAVLRLARTFA; translated from the coding sequence GTGCCCGGTCCGTCCTCGTCCTCGTCCTCGCCGGCTCCCCGCCAGGTGCCGGACGTGCTCTCCGCCCTGGCGGCCCAGCAGGAGGAGCTCGCCGGCCTCGTCGACGGGCTCGACGCCGCCGGGCTGACCACCCCGTCGCGCTGCCCGGGCTGGTCGGTGGCCGACGTCCTCCTCCACCTGGCCCAGACCAACGAGGTGGCCGTGGCCTCGGTCACCGGCGACTTCGGCCCCTTCCTCGGCCGGACGACGGCGGACCTCGTGGTCAAGGGGACGGTCGACGACTGGGCCGGTGCCTTCGTCGCCGCCGAGCGGGACGACCCGCTGGTCGTGCGGGCCCGCTGGGCCTCCAGCGTCGACGCCCAGGCGGCCGCCTTCGCCGCCGCCGACCTCGATGCCCGGGTGCCGTGGGTCGTCGGCGACATGGCGGCCCGCAGCCTGGCCACGACCCGGCTGTCGGAGTCGTGGATCCACACCGTCGACGTCGGTGTGGGCCTCGGCGTCGAGGTTCCCCCGACCGACCGCCTGTGGCACGTCGCCCGCCTGGTCTGGCGCACCGTCCCCTACGCGCTCGCCCAGGGCGGGCACCGCCCGGCCGGCGACGTCCGGTTCGTCCTCGACGCGCCCGACGGCGACCGGTGGACGTTCGGCGAGGAGGGGGCATCGACGACGATCACCGGCGCGGCGGTCGACCTCTGCACCGTGGCCGGGCAGCGGGCCCCGGCGGCCGCCACCGGGCTCCGAGGGGTCGGACCGGACGCCGACGCGGTCCTCCGGCTGGCGCGGACCTTCGCCTGA
- a CDS encoding hemerythrin domain-containing protein has translation MDAITMLKDDHHAVEQLFKRFEKAGDRAYVEKRDLVDRIIEALSTHAAIEEQLFYPVTRATVEGTDDIVLESIEEHQIVKWLLHDLERMDPHDERFDAKVTVLIENVRHHVEEEEQDYFPKVREALGRKDLADLGESMAAAREIAPTHPHPRSPSTPPGNLVVGTVAGAADRIGDTVSGVAQGSVAAAQDLVNLVLRRPRTAASPKGSSVTRTTARRIRGDVSVAADDVIDAIKEARKVGEDTLDAARSGAKGVATSAGRGAKSTASAAESGAKGTATSARRSAGTTSTTAKRAATTTGRTAKASAKKTTATAKRAATSTKKAASGS, from the coding sequence ATGGATGCCATCACCATGCTCAAGGACGACCACCATGCCGTGGAGCAGCTCTTCAAGCGCTTCGAGAAGGCGGGTGACCGGGCCTACGTCGAGAAGCGTGACCTGGTCGATCGCATCATCGAGGCCCTGTCGACGCACGCCGCGATCGAGGAGCAGCTCTTCTACCCGGTGACCCGGGCGACCGTGGAGGGCACCGACGACATCGTGCTGGAGAGCATCGAGGAGCACCAGATCGTCAAGTGGCTGCTCCACGACCTGGAGCGCATGGACCCCCACGACGAGCGCTTCGACGCCAAGGTCACCGTGCTCATCGAGAACGTGCGCCACCACGTCGAGGAGGAGGAGCAGGACTACTTCCCCAAGGTGCGCGAGGCCCTGGGTCGCAAGGACCTCGCCGACCTGGGCGAGTCCATGGCCGCCGCCCGGGAGATCGCCCCGACCCACCCGCACCCGCGCTCGCCGTCCACCCCTCCGGGGAACCTCGTGGTCGGCACCGTCGCCGGCGCCGCCGACCGCATCGGTGACACCGTGAGCGGCGTGGCCCAGGGCAGCGTCGCCGCCGCCCAGGACCTCGTGAACCTGGTCCTCCGTCGGCCCCGCACGGCCGCCTCGCCCAAGGGCAGCAGCGTCACCCGCACCACCGCCCGCCGGATCCGGGGCGACGTGAGCGTCGCCGCCGACGACGTGATCGACGCCATCAAGGAGGCTCGCAAGGTCGGCGAGGACACCCTCGACGCCGCCCGCTCCGGGGCCAAGGGCGTCGCCACCTCCGCCGGTCGCGGGGCCAAGAGCACCGCCTCCGCCGCCGAGTCCGGGGCCAAGGGCACGGCCACCTCGGCCCGCCGCTCGGCCGGGACGACCTCCACCACGGCCAAGCGGGCCGCGACCACAACGGGTCGCACGGCCAAGGCCTCGGCCAAGAAGACCACGGCCACCGCCAAGCGGGCCGCGACCTCCACCAAGAAGGCCGCCTCCGGCAGCTGA
- a CDS encoding MMPL family transporter, with protein sequence MFARLGPWCHDHRKLVLGLWILALVVGMGASGGAGGAFRDEFNLPESESKTGFDILDEEFGGQGTNATGTIVFRAEQGVDDPEVREAMEALFAEVAEQPHVVAVVSPYSEEGARQISSTEGEDGTIAYANVEMPDDVAFPDAQEIGTFIAENTPTVEGLQVERGSFYFAEFEEPSSEALGLAFAIVILILAFGSVLAMGLPVGVALFGIGIGTAIVTLLSHALAVPDFATFLGIMIGLGVGIDYALLIVTRYREQLHLGHTVRQSVAVSIDTAGRSVLFAGCTVVISLLSMMLVGVTFVQGLAIAAASVVAITVVASLTLLPALLGFAGERVELTRWRGLLAAGLMALALVGAGFKVGPVAGLFILAAVVVLVAGFFVGPLKREVPLRSQKPRQETFAYRWSRVVQHRPWVVAIGATAVLLILAVPVLSLRLGFSDESNFADDTTTKKAYDLLVEGFGPGFSGPMLLVAELPEGADPAALEEITAAVDADPGVAFVSPAVPNGDAPTAALWNLVPTSGPQEKATSELVDRLRDEVLPPVEDTAGFQVNVTGSNAVNLDFSDYLASRLPYFFVTVLALSFLLLMVVFRSVLVPLKAVIMNLLSIGAAYGLVVALFQWGWLSDVTGVQPAPIEPWAPMMLFAIVFGLSMDYEVFLLSRVREEWHRTGDSRTSVADGLAATAKVITAAAAIMVVVFGSFLLENDRVLKLMGTGLATAIFLDATIVRMLLVPATMELLGDRNWWLPRWLDRLLPTIDVEGHVDDDDDEPDVRQPDPEAEPVPV encoded by the coding sequence ATGTTCGCACGACTGGGACCCTGGTGCCACGACCACCGCAAGCTCGTGCTCGGGCTGTGGATCCTCGCCCTCGTCGTCGGGATGGGGGCCTCCGGCGGCGCCGGCGGCGCCTTCCGCGACGAGTTCAACCTCCCCGAGTCCGAGTCGAAGACCGGCTTCGACATCCTCGACGAGGAGTTCGGCGGCCAGGGCACCAACGCCACCGGCACCATCGTCTTCCGCGCCGAGCAGGGCGTCGACGACCCCGAGGTGCGCGAGGCCATGGAGGCCCTGTTCGCCGAGGTGGCCGAGCAGCCGCACGTCGTCGCGGTGGTCAGCCCCTACAGCGAGGAGGGGGCCCGCCAGATCTCGTCCACCGAGGGCGAGGACGGGACCATCGCCTACGCCAACGTGGAGATGCCCGACGACGTGGCGTTCCCCGACGCCCAGGAGATCGGGACCTTCATCGCCGAGAACACCCCCACCGTGGAGGGCCTCCAGGTCGAGCGGGGCAGCTTCTACTTCGCCGAGTTCGAGGAGCCGTCGTCGGAGGCGCTGGGCCTGGCGTTCGCCATCGTCATCTTGATCCTCGCCTTCGGCTCGGTGCTGGCCATGGGCCTGCCCGTGGGGGTTGCCCTCTTCGGCATCGGCATCGGCACGGCCATCGTCACCCTCCTCAGCCACGCCCTCGCCGTCCCCGACTTCGCCACCTTCCTCGGCATCATGATCGGCCTCGGCGTGGGCATCGACTACGCCCTGCTGATCGTCACCCGGTATCGCGAGCAGCTGCACCTCGGGCACACCGTCCGGCAGTCGGTCGCCGTCTCCATCGACACCGCCGGCCGATCGGTGCTCTTCGCCGGCTGCACCGTCGTCATCTCGCTGCTCAGCATGATGCTCGTCGGCGTCACCTTCGTGCAGGGCCTGGCGATCGCCGCCGCCTCGGTCGTCGCCATCACCGTGGTCGCCTCGCTCACGCTGCTGCCCGCCCTCCTCGGCTTCGCCGGCGAGCGGGTGGAGCTCACCCGCTGGCGGGGCCTCCTCGCCGCCGGGCTGATGGCGCTGGCCCTGGTCGGTGCCGGCTTCAAGGTCGGGCCGGTGGCCGGGCTGTTCATCCTGGCCGCCGTCGTGGTGCTGGTCGCCGGGTTCTTCGTCGGCCCCCTGAAGCGAGAGGTCCCGCTCCGCAGCCAGAAGCCCCGCCAGGAGACCTTCGCCTACCGGTGGAGCCGGGTGGTCCAGCACCGGCCGTGGGTCGTGGCCATCGGCGCCACCGCGGTGCTGCTCATCCTGGCCGTCCCGGTGCTCTCGCTGCGCCTGGGCTTCTCCGACGAGAGCAACTTCGCCGACGACACCACCACCAAGAAGGCCTACGACCTGCTGGTCGAGGGCTTCGGTCCCGGCTTCTCGGGGCCGATGCTGCTGGTGGCCGAGCTGCCCGAGGGCGCCGACCCGGCCGCCCTGGAGGAGATCACCGCCGCCGTCGACGCCGACCCCGGCGTCGCCTTCGTCTCCCCCGCCGTGCCCAACGGCGACGCGCCGACGGCGGCGCTGTGGAACCTGGTCCCCACCAGCGGCCCCCAGGAGAAGGCGACCTCCGAGCTCGTCGACCGCCTGCGCGACGAGGTCCTGCCCCCGGTCGAGGACACCGCCGGGTTCCAGGTCAACGTCACCGGCAGCAACGCCGTGAACCTCGACTTCTCGGACTACCTGGCGTCGCGCCTGCCGTACTTCTTCGTCACGGTGCTCGCCCTGTCGTTCCTGCTGCTGATGGTCGTGTTCCGGTCCGTGCTCGTGCCGCTCAAGGCCGTGATCATGAACCTGCTCTCGATCGGCGCCGCCTACGGCCTGGTGGTGGCCCTGTTCCAGTGGGGCTGGCTGAGCGACGTCACCGGCGTGCAGCCGGCCCCGATCGAGCCGTGGGCGCCGATGATGCTGTTCGCCATCGTGTTCGGCCTGTCGATGGACTACGAGGTGTTCCTGCTGTCCCGGGTCCGGGAGGAGTGGCACCGCACCGGCGACAGCCGCACGTCGGTGGCCGACGGCCTGGCTGCCACGGCGAAGGTCATCACCGCGGCCGCGGCGATCATGGTCGTGGTCTTCGGGAGCTTCCTGCTCGAGAACGACCGGGTCCTCAAGCTGATGGGCACCGGCCTGGCGACGGCGATCTTCCTCGACGCCACCATCGTCCGGATGCTGCTCGTGCCGGCGACGATGGAGCTGCTCGGCGATCGCAACTGGTGGCTGCCGCGGTGGCTCGACCGCCTGCTGCCCACCATCGACGTCGAGGGCCACGTCGACGATGACGACGACGAGCCCGACGTGCGCCAGCCCGACCCCGAGGCCGAGCCCGTCCCGGTCTGA
- a CDS encoding MFS transporter, translated as MTATSLPRPAPPPPDETVVADPGRRRLVLAAVLTALTAVVASVAGLNVALGQLAADLGAGQGELLWVVNGYTIALAALLLPIGAVGDRWGRKPVLLGGLGLFLGASAASTLATTVDQLVALRVVAGVGAAMIMPVTLSVITSTFPEEERDRAVGMWAGFAGSGAILGLVASSIVVDNFTWPWVFATPMLLGGASLVLSLLFVPSSREHTEGRFDVGGSLLSALAVGALVLGIHEGPEAGWTEPITVTSLAVAAAAGAAFAWWELRQDHPLLQLRLFRNRTLAGGSVGLLGIFGLMGALFLVLIQLMQAVLGYSAVAAAVSLLPVAAVMMPLSSVAPLIARRVGLRAMIGGGALLIAVGMALMGTMASADGGYWSVAPGLFVMAAGMGLAMTSGTTAITGSLPVEDQGVASALNDTVRELGTAVGVALIGSVLSATYSSSVADATAGLPPEAAHAVEEGIGGAVAVTGPMGPEGQGILDAARGAFIDGWGTAMGLSAGLALAIAVFAFAWMPGRKQEGEDLVLEADDAELELAFVD; from the coding sequence ATGACAGCGACCTCCCTCCCCCGCCCCGCCCCGCCCCCGCCCGACGAGACGGTGGTGGCCGACCCCGGCCGCCGCCGCCTCGTGCTGGCCGCCGTCCTGACCGCCCTGACCGCGGTGGTCGCCTCGGTCGCCGGCCTCAACGTGGCCCTCGGCCAGCTCGCCGCCGACCTCGGCGCCGGCCAGGGCGAGCTGCTCTGGGTCGTCAACGGCTACACCATCGCCCTGGCCGCCCTGCTCCTGCCCATCGGGGCGGTCGGCGACCGCTGGGGCCGCAAGCCGGTCCTCCTCGGCGGTCTGGGGCTCTTCCTCGGCGCCTCGGCGGCGTCGACCCTCGCCACCACCGTCGACCAGCTGGTCGCCCTCCGGGTCGTCGCCGGCGTCGGCGCCGCCATGATCATGCCGGTCACGCTGTCGGTCATCACCTCGACCTTCCCCGAGGAGGAGCGCGACCGGGCGGTCGGCATGTGGGCCGGGTTCGCCGGGTCGGGCGCCATCCTCGGGCTGGTCGCCAGCTCGATCGTGGTCGACAACTTCACCTGGCCGTGGGTGTTCGCCACGCCGATGCTGCTGGGCGGCGCCAGCCTGGTGCTCTCGCTCCTGTTCGTCCCGTCCTCCCGCGAGCACACCGAGGGGCGCTTCGACGTCGGCGGCTCGCTCCTGTCCGCCCTCGCCGTGGGCGCGCTCGTCCTCGGCATCCACGAGGGCCCCGAGGCGGGGTGGACCGAGCCGATCACCGTGACGAGCCTGGCGGTGGCCGCGGCCGCCGGCGCCGCCTTCGCGTGGTGGGAGCTGCGCCAGGACCACCCTCTGCTCCAGCTGCGCCTGTTCCGCAACCGCACGCTCGCCGGTGGGTCGGTCGGCCTGCTCGGCATCTTCGGCCTGATGGGAGCCCTGTTCCTGGTGCTCATCCAGCTCATGCAGGCGGTGCTGGGGTACTCGGCCGTCGCCGCCGCCGTCAGCCTGCTCCCCGTGGCCGCGGTGATGATGCCGCTGTCGAGCGTGGCCCCGCTCATCGCCCGGAGGGTGGGACTGCGGGCGATGATCGGCGGCGGCGCCCTCCTGATCGCCGTCGGCATGGCCCTGATGGGCACCATGGCCAGCGCCGACGGGGGCTACTGGTCGGTCGCTCCGGGGCTGTTCGTCATGGCCGCCGGCATGGGCCTGGCCATGACGTCGGGGACGACCGCCATCACCGGTTCGCTGCCCGTGGAGGACCAGGGCGTCGCCTCGGCGCTCAACGACACCGTGCGCGAGCTCGGCACCGCCGTGGGGGTGGCCCTCATCGGCAGCGTGCTGTCGGCCACCTACTCCTCGTCGGTCGCCGACGCCACCGCCGGCCTCCCCCCGGAGGCGGCCCACGCCGTCGAGGAGGGCATCGGCGGAGCCGTGGCCGTGACCGGTCCGATGGGACCGGAGGGCCAGGGCATCCTCGACGCCGCCCGCGGTGCCTTCATCGACGGGTGGGGGACGGCCATGGGGCTGAGCGCCGGCCTGGCCCTCGCCATCGCCGTGTTCGCCTTCGCCTGGATGCCCGGGCGCAAGCAGGAGGGTGAGGACCTGGTCCTCGAGGCCGACGACGCCGAGCTGGAGCTCGCCTTCGTCGACTGA
- a CDS encoding TetR/AcrR family transcriptional regulator, producing MDPRIARTQQAVMDAATELLVEGGPAALTMDAVVARSGVAKSTLYRHWETRDALLAAVFTTCKPAMGAPADATSCEEGLRALVRTVADALTDESWSRLAPALILLSKQHPELAQVDSDMKRTQHEATEAVLRMGVEEGLLDPSVLDDVERAVALVAGPVVFAGLADMTEIDDALVDTCVTQFLAGHRAEARS from the coding sequence ATGGACCCCCGCATCGCCCGGACCCAGCAGGCGGTGATGGACGCCGCCACCGAGCTCCTCGTCGAGGGCGGTCCCGCCGCCCTCACCATGGACGCGGTGGTGGCCCGGTCGGGGGTGGCGAAGTCGACGCTCTACCGCCACTGGGAGACTCGCGACGCCCTGCTGGCCGCCGTGTTCACCACGTGCAAGCCGGCGATGGGCGCCCCCGCGGACGCCACCAGCTGCGAGGAGGGGCTCCGGGCGCTCGTCCGGACGGTGGCCGACGCCCTCACCGACGAGAGCTGGAGCCGGCTGGCCCCCGCCCTGATCCTGCTGTCCAAGCAGCACCCGGAGCTGGCCCAGGTCGACTCCGACATGAAGCGGACCCAGCACGAGGCCACCGAGGCGGTGCTGCGGATGGGCGTCGAGGAGGGGCTCCTCGACCCGTCGGTGCTCGACGACGTCGAGCGCGCCGTCGCCCTGGTCGCCGGGCCCGTGGTGTTCGCCGGGCTGGCCGACATGACCGAGATCGACGACGCCCTGGTCGACACCTGCGTGACCCAGTTCCTGGCCGGCCACCGGGCCGAGGCCCGGTCGTGA
- a CDS encoding alpha/beta hydrolase — translation MSRLRRSALLGATGVAVGVAARRLSARRRLVATVPAELRSPLLMVPLKVGGDRTVAVVNAGLRAAADRDRSTGWERREVPATAEGPAVPVYVYEPPDAPTASGARPAVLWIHGGGLVVGHPVAYHDICRRLARELGAVVVSVDYRLAPSDPFPAGLDDCVAALRWVHEQADDLGIDPSRVAVAGDSAGGGLTAALCQRAHDRGGPPIAFQAMKYPMLDDRTVLRADHGGRGAFVWTPASNRYAWGAYLGHPVREEEDRPYAVPARRIDLSGLPPAWIGVGELDLFHDEDVDYAERLRGSGVPCELLVVPGMYHGAEGVAAKAEPMVAFEDALVAALRRGLAPD, via the coding sequence GTGAGCCGGCTCCGCCGCAGCGCCCTGCTGGGCGCCACCGGCGTGGCCGTGGGCGTGGCCGCCCGTCGCCTCTCGGCCCGCCGGCGGCTCGTCGCGACGGTGCCGGCCGAGCTGCGCAGCCCGCTCCTGATGGTCCCGCTGAAGGTCGGCGGCGACCGCACCGTCGCCGTGGTCAACGCCGGCCTCCGAGCGGCCGCCGACCGGGACCGCAGCACCGGCTGGGAGCGCCGCGAGGTGCCGGCCACGGCCGAGGGCCCGGCCGTCCCGGTCTACGTGTACGAGCCGCCGGATGCGCCGACGGCCTCCGGCGCCCGGCCGGCGGTCCTCTGGATCCACGGCGGCGGCCTCGTCGTCGGCCACCCGGTCGCCTACCACGACATCTGCCGGCGCCTCGCCCGCGAGCTGGGGGCGGTCGTGGTCAGCGTCGACTACCGCCTGGCGCCGAGCGACCCGTTCCCGGCCGGGCTCGACGACTGCGTGGCCGCCCTCCGGTGGGTGCACGAGCAGGCCGACGACCTGGGCATCGACCCCTCCCGGGTCGCGGTGGCGGGCGACAGCGCCGGGGGCGGGCTCACGGCGGCGCTCTGCCAGCGGGCCCACGACCGGGGTGGCCCGCCCATCGCCTTCCAGGCCATGAAGTACCCGATGCTCGACGACCGCACGGTCCTGCGCGCCGACCACGGCGGGCGGGGGGCGTTCGTGTGGACGCCGGCCTCGAACCGCTACGCCTGGGGCGCCTACCTGGGCCACCCGGTCCGCGAGGAGGAGGACCGGCCCTACGCCGTCCCGGCCCGGCGGATCGACCTCTCCGGCCTCCCACCGGCGTGGATCGGCGTCGGCGAGCTCGACCTCTTCCACGACGAGGACGTCGACTACGCCGAGCGGCTGCGGGGGTCGGGCGTCCCGTGCGAGCTCCTCGTCGTCCCCGGGATGTACCACGGCGCCGAGGGCGTGGCGGCCAAGGCCGAGCCCATGGTCGCCTTCGAGGACGCCCTCGTGGCCGCGCTCCGCCGCGGCCTCGCCCCGGACTGA
- a CDS encoding acyl-CoA thioesterase II, translating to MGDLGEQTAVEPVGEGRFRATLSADWEIWGPMGGYVAAHALRAAGATTPHPRPAAFSCHYLGVARFEPVDIVVEARKEGRAASSHRVAITQEGRPILEALVWSAAEGEGLEHDETTAPAVPGPAELASIHELVDPEDEPPFPFWLNFDAKPISFTREWPPDGPLAAEWVEWLRFLPTASWDDPWIDACRSVILVDLPSWPAANRPHAWKQEPWMAPTLDLNVAFHRPTSGHEWLLCDGTAPVSTGGLFGWTGRVWGQGGELLSSGGGQCLYRRMRT from the coding sequence ATGGGCGACCTGGGGGAGCAGACGGCGGTCGAGCCGGTCGGGGAGGGGCGCTTCCGGGCCACCCTCTCGGCCGACTGGGAGATCTGGGGGCCGATGGGCGGCTACGTCGCGGCCCACGCCCTGCGGGCCGCCGGGGCCACCACGCCCCACCCCCGGCCCGCCGCCTTCTCCTGCCACTACCTGGGCGTGGCCCGCTTCGAGCCCGTCGACATCGTCGTCGAGGCGCGCAAGGAGGGTCGGGCGGCCAGCTCCCACCGGGTCGCCATCACCCAGGAGGGGCGGCCCATCCTCGAGGCGCTGGTGTGGAGCGCGGCCGAGGGCGAGGGCCTCGAGCACGACGAGACGACCGCGCCCGCCGTGCCCGGGCCCGCCGAGCTCGCGTCGATCCATGAGCTGGTCGACCCCGAGGACGAGCCGCCGTTCCCGTTCTGGCTCAACTTCGACGCCAAGCCCATCAGCTTCACCCGGGAGTGGCCGCCGGACGGCCCCCTCGCCGCCGAGTGGGTCGAGTGGCTGCGGTTCCTCCCCACCGCGTCCTGGGACGATCCCTGGATCGACGCCTGCCGCAGCGTGATCCTGGTCGACCTGCCGAGCTGGCCGGCGGCCAACCGCCCCCACGCCTGGAAGCAGGAGCCGTGGATGGCCCCCACCCTCGACCTCAACGTCGCCTTCCACCGCCCCACGTCGGGCCACGAGTGGCTCCTCTGCGACGGCACCGCCCCGGTCTCGACCGGCGGCCTGTTCGGCTGGACCGGCCGGGTCTGGGGCCAGGGCGGCGAGCTGCTCTCGTCCGGCGGGGGCCAGTGCCTCTACCGCCGCATGCGCACCTGA
- a CDS encoding metalloregulator ArsR/SmtB family transcription factor, whose protein sequence is MDEVFKALADPVRRELLDRLRSRNGQSLGELGEGLGIARQSVTKHLAVLEAAGLVVSEKRGRQRIHLLNAAPIDDIADRWIGRFHRPRARALGDLKHALEAPPMPDTDTATRTDFVYVTYIRTDADTLFRALTEPEFTRRYWGAAILSDWEVGSPIRWEEGDSVLEGQEVLAVDRPRRLSYTWHHADALHQDHTGWTDEQIAAEQAEPRSKVTFTITDADPGVVRLEVVHDGFVPGSVMLDAISGGWPSVLAGLKTLLETGAPLAG, encoded by the coding sequence GTGGACGAGGTGTTCAAGGCCCTGGCCGACCCGGTCCGGCGCGAGCTGCTCGACCGGCTCCGGTCCCGCAACGGCCAGAGCCTGGGCGAGCTGGGCGAGGGGTTGGGCATCGCGCGCCAGTCGGTCACCAAGCACCTCGCCGTGCTGGAGGCGGCCGGGCTGGTCGTCAGCGAGAAGCGCGGCCGCCAGCGCATCCACCTCCTCAACGCCGCCCCCATCGACGACATCGCCGACCGCTGGATCGGCCGGTTCCACCGTCCCCGGGCCCGAGCGCTCGGCGACCTCAAGCACGCCCTGGAGGCACCCCCCATGCCCGACACCGACACCGCCACCCGCACCGACTTCGTCTACGTCACCTACATCCGCACCGACGCCGACACCCTGTTCCGCGCCCTGACCGAGCCCGAGTTCACCCGCCGCTACTGGGGCGCCGCCATCCTCTCGGACTGGGAGGTCGGCTCGCCCATCCGCTGGGAGGAGGGCGACAGCGTGCTCGAGGGCCAGGAGGTCCTCGCCGTCGACCGTCCCCGCCGCCTGTCGTACACGTGGCACCACGCCGATGCCCTCCACCAGGACCACACCGGGTGGACCGACGAGCAGATCGCCGCCGAGCAGGCCGAGCCCCGTTCCAAGGTGACGTTCACGATCACCGACGCTGACCCGGGCGTCGTCCGGCTCGAGGTCGTCCACGACGGCTTCGTGCCCGGGAGCGTCATGCTCGATGCCATCAGCGGCGGGTGGCCCTCGGTCCTGGCCGGCCTCAAGACCCTCCTGGAGACGGGTGCACCGCTGGCGGGGTAG
- a CDS encoding phosphotransferase produces the protein MHRWRGSSAAAEVPLGGNVTAGLVRVGATVRRPAGPWTPAVHALLVHLREVGFEGAPRSLGLDERGRHVVEWIDGTVTHPYRPGPSLVDVGRLARRLHEATAGFVPPVDAVWGTVIRPDGDDLVVHHDLSSWNLVHGCGRVAWIDWDTAGPGTRLWDLAWAAISFADLVPAGVRDLADGYGLPEGERRDLVDLIPRRAHGMVDLLRTGGEPWSRLAAEGHLVTWETIAARARAARPALLAALLA, from the coding sequence GTGCACCGCTGGCGGGGTAGCTCGGCCGCAGCGGAGGTCCCGCTGGGTGGCAACGTCACCGCCGGGCTGGTCCGGGTCGGGGCCACCGTGCGGCGCCCGGCGGGGCCGTGGACGCCGGCGGTGCACGCCCTGCTCGTGCACCTGCGCGAGGTCGGGTTCGAGGGAGCCCCGCGGTCGCTCGGGCTCGACGAGCGGGGGCGCCACGTCGTCGAGTGGATCGACGGGACGGTCACCCACCCGTACCGACCCGGCCCGTCGCTGGTCGACGTCGGCCGCCTGGCCCGCCGGCTCCACGAGGCGACGGCGGGCTTCGTCCCGCCGGTCGACGCCGTCTGGGGCACGGTGATCCGGCCCGACGGGGACGACCTCGTCGTCCACCACGACCTGTCGTCGTGGAACCTGGTCCACGGCTGCGGGCGGGTCGCGTGGATCGACTGGGACACCGCCGGCCCGGGCACCCGGCTGTGGGACCTGGCCTGGGCGGCGATCTCCTTCGCCGACCTGGTGCCGGCCGGCGTGCGGGACCTCGCCGACGGCTACGGCCTCCCCGAGGGCGAGCGCCGGGACCTCGTCGATCTCATCCCGCGTCGGGCCCACGGCATGGTCGACCTGCTGCGCACCGGGGGCGAGCCCTGGTCCCGCCTGGCTGCCGAGGGCCACCTGGTGACGTGGGAGACCATCGCGGCCCGAGCCCGGGCCGCCCGTCCCGCCCTCCTCGCCGCCCTCCTGGCCTGA
- a CDS encoding MarR family winged helix-turn-helix transcriptional regulator produces the protein MARERDAVDRISEQWATVRPDVDSSPLAVIGRVSRLSRLVDRRLAESFARFDLEAWMYDVLATLRRGGEPYELTAGELVAQAMVTTGAITNRIDKLEQRGLVERVAAADRRKVIVRLTPAGRQLVDEVVGPHMEVEEEILAPLSPRQRDELVRLLRATLLALGDRPAG, from the coding sequence ATGGCCCGAGAGCGCGACGCCGTCGACCGCATCAGCGAGCAGTGGGCGACCGTCCGCCCCGACGTCGACTCCTCCCCCCTCGCCGTCATCGGCCGGGTCTCGCGCCTGTCCCGGCTGGTCGACCGCCGGCTGGCCGAGAGCTTCGCCCGCTTCGACCTGGAGGCGTGGATGTACGACGTGCTCGCCACCCTCCGCCGGGGGGGCGAGCCCTACGAGCTGACGGCCGGCGAGCTCGTCGCCCAGGCGATGGTCACGACCGGCGCCATCACCAACCGGATCGACAAGCTCGAGCAGCGAGGGCTCGTCGAGCGGGTGGCGGCGGCCGACCGCCGCAAGGTCATCGTCCGGCTCACGCCGGCCGGCCGCCAGCTGGTCGACGAGGTCGTCGGCCCCCACATGGAGGTCGAGGAGGAGATCCTGGCCCCCCTCTCCCCGCGCCAGCGCGACGAGCTCGTCCGCCTCCTGCGAGCGACGCTCCTCGCCCTCGGCGACCGCCCCGCCGGCTGA